Within Bifidobacterium dentium JCM 1195 = DSM 20436, the genomic segment TTTGCATTCCTTGCCGTCGAACATGATTCTGCCGCCGTAACTGCCGTAGGGATACACTCCGGAGAGAACGTTCATTAGTGTCGATTTCCCGGCACCGTTCTCACCGCAGATGGCATGTATCTCTCCACGTTCGACGGAAAGATTCACATCGGTAAGGGCCTTAACCGGTCCAAACGTCTTGGTGATGCTTTCCATTGTCAGAATGGTGTCTCTTTCAGACATGTCACCACTTCCTCATAATGATTTGGATGGGTGTGCGGCCGCATGCTCGATGGGCCGCACTTCCCTTATTGGTTGGCCGGTCACTTGGTCAGCTCGTCGAAACGCTCTTGGGTGATGTATTCGGCCTTGACCAAATCGGACAGGTTATCCTTGGTGATGCTCTGTGGATCGAGCAGCTTGGACGGCACGTCGATGGTATTGTTGTTGAACTTGCCGTTGATGCCGGAAACATCCTTGCCTTCGGCGATTTCGATGATCATGTCGTATACCGCATCGGCCAGCTTGTTGACGTCCTTGAATACGGTTTCGCCCTGCTTGCCCTTGGAGATGTTCGCCACGGCGATCTCCATGGCATCCTGACCGGTGATATACGGCCAGGAATCCGTGCCGGGCTCCATGTCAGGACGCTTGGATTCGATGGCGTTGATTACGCCTTGGGTGATGCCGTCATAAGGAGAAAGCACCGCATCAAGCTTCTCGCCATGCGCATAGGTGGAATCCAGAATGGATTCCATGTCCTTCTGGGCCTGTTCAGTCTTCCAGGATTGCACGGAAATGGATTGCCAGTCATCAACCTTGAAATCCTTCGTCACACCTTGACCGTGGTTGGAAGGAGAGACCAGCGCCCCGGATGCGAAGTAGGGCTGAAGAAGCTCCCATGCCCCCTTGAAGAAGTATTTCGCGTTGTTGTCGTCTGGGGATCCGGTGAACAGTTCGATATTGAACGGACCTTTGGCGCCATCCTTCAGGCCCAGCTTCTCAATCAAATAGGTGGCCTCGAGCACGCCGACCTGTTCAAGCTGGAAAGTGGCGTAGTAGTCCACGGCTTTGGTGTTCATGATGAGGCGGTCGTAGGCGATGACCTTCGCGCCCGCATCGTGGGCTTTTTCAACCGCCGGGCCAACCGCGGTGCCGTCTTTGGAAGCGACCACGACGAGCTTCGCGTTATTGTTGACCATGTTCTCGATATCCGCGTTCTGCTGAGCCGGCTTGTCATCGGCGAACGACAGGATGACTTTGTACCCGGCCTTTTCGAGCTTGGTTTTCAGGTTGTTGCCGTCCTTGTTCCATCGCTCTTCGGATTTCGTAGGCATCGAGATGCCGATGGTGTCACCCTTGGCGATGGCATCATCCGAGCTGCCCGTCGACTGCCCTCCTCGAGCACCGCCGCACGCGGCCAAGCCAGCGCACATCGCTACACCCGCCAACAGTGCCACGACCTTCTTCGTGAATCTCATAGAGTCTCCTTCGACATTACGGGCGGGCCACTTCGCCCGTCCATATCCGTGGACTTTTCCGCGGATTCCCTAAGCATACATGATTGCGTTCAGTTGTCAAACTCAATATAAAGGTTTCAGAAATCTTGAGTTCGTTTGTTGAATTTAGCTAGTTGGCGCCGAATCACCTGTCAAACAGCCGGAACAGCGTCTTTCGGTTTCCTCGAAAAGCGCCAATTCATTACTACGGACACCGCCATGCGTTAAGCTAGCTTTCATGGCAAGACGAACGAACGGATCGCAAACATCTTTGCGCAGAGCGAACAAAGCGAATTTATTGGAGTCCATTCATAAATTCGGCGCGATGACGCAAATCGAACTTGCCGAAATCACCGGACTATCGACGGGAACCGTCTCCACCCAAGTGCATCAGTTGGTGGAAGAAGGCAAACTGGAAACCCATAACACCATACGCAACGGGCGTAGGGCAACGCTGGTCGCCCTGTCACACGATCAGGGATTGGGAGTCGGCCTGTCCATCACCCGACGTGATCTGTTCCTAGTCATCATCGACTACTCAAAAGACATCATTGCGGAGCACAGACTGCCGCTCCCGCCGAAACACAAAGCCGACACGACGCTGGAGCGAGCGATTCGGCTCATCAACGAAACACTCGAGAACGCAGGAACAGATGCCGGTGAAATCGTAGGCATCGGCGTCGCACTGGGAGCGCCCGTTGATTTTCACGCCCAAACGGCCGCAATACCGGGCATTCTTCCCGGCTGGGACGGCATTGACATCCACACTCCCCTGACCACGGCGTTCCACGTGCCGGTTATGGTCGATAATGACGCAAACGCAGCCGCCATCTGCGAAGCCAGGATGGGCGTCGCATTGGGCAAGCAGAATTTTGTGTATATCGGCACCAACGATGGCGTCGGATCAGGCATCATGGTCAATGGGGACATCATGCATGGCGTAACCGGACTTGCGGGTGAAATCGGCCACATCCAAGTGGACCCGCTGGGCAGCATATGTTCCTGCGGAAACCGCGGTTGCCTCAACACCATCGTCGACGAGGCACGTCTCGTCTCGTTGCTTAGCGTCACGCACGGCAACATGACCATGGAAGATCTGGTGCAGACAGCCAATGCCGGTGACCCAGGCTGTCGTCGCGTCATTGCGGACGCCGCAGTACGCATCGGAACCGTTGCCAGCGATTTATGCATCTCCGTGGATCCGGAAATGGTCGTCGTCGGAGGCAGTCTCGCCATGTCCGGAGACACATTCATTGAGCCATTTTCCGAAACATTGCAACGACTATTATTCCCAAACGCACTTACCCCAATCCAAGTTCTTGCAGCACAATACCCAGATAGCGGTTCGGCCCTCGGTGCTGCCATAATGGTCATCGAACTTGCTGAAAAGAAGAAGCTGCTTCAAGGCTGAAGCAGAGTCGACAGGGAGAATTGATGAAAGACACCACACCGTTGTTGGAGATTCGGGACGTTTCCATGCGCTTTGAATTCGTCGAAGCCCTCAAATCCGTCAACCTGACAATCGGTCATCAGGAAGTCGTCGCTCTTGTCGGAGACAACGGAGCAGGCAAGTCAACACTGGTGAAAATCATCGCAGGCCTCTATCAGCCATCCACCGGAAGCTTGCGCGTCCGCGGCCAGGAAACGAGAATCAGCGACATCCGCAACGCCAACGCCCTAGGCATAGCATCGGTCTTCCAAGACAATGAGTTTTGCGAGAATCTTAGCGTCGCGGCCAATCTTTTCCTCGGCAAGGAACTTCGTACCAACTATGGAATTCGCGATGAGAACTCCATGCACGTGAGAGCCCGAGCCGTTCTCAACACCCTATCGTCCTCCATTCAAGTCAGTAGACCAATATCCAGTCTTTCCATGGGACAACGACGGACCGTCGCAATCGCAAAGACACTACTCAATAACCCCGATCTCATTCTGCTTGACGAGCCGACCGATTCACTATCCATCATCCAAACAGCTGAGGTGCTGGAATACATCAAACGACTGCGCACAGAAGGGCGGTCGGTCGTCATGGTATGCCATGACCTACCGGACGTATTCGCCATTGCAGATCGCATTGCGGTATTACGCCAAGGGCGGATCATTGCAGTCCACAACGCCAGCGAAACCAGCTACGAACAGATTCTTGCGGAGATAGCCGGCATCCCGAACGTAGATGATCATGAAGATACCGATGTCGAAAGGCCACTACCGCATGGCGATTGCAACCCAAGAAGAGGACTGATCAAACGTCGGACCGAGCAAAGTGGACTACCCGCATAAGGCCGAATACCCATCAGCCACAGCACCATAATTCATTGCCGTTAACGTATGAGACGAAGGGGTTGCCGACGAGCAGGCCTCAGATCCACTCCGGTTCTCCTCACCGCACGGCGTGGCCGTCGCACCATACGTGCCGTATGGTCCAGTCTTCCGGATCGAGTAGCAGAACATCCGCCGCATAGCCTGGCGCAAGCAGGCCGAGTGGTCGCCCAGTAACACGGTTCGGCTTGTCGTAACCGAATGCCCTGGCCGGAGTCAATGTGGCCGCTTCGACGGCATCCGGTGCGCTGATGCCCAATCTCAGCACGGCACGCTGCACAGCCTGCTCCAGCACCAGGGTCGAGCCGGCGATGGCATCATTGGACATCAGTCGCGCATGCCCATCGACGACATCCACATCCAACGCTCCGAGTAGATAACGACCGTCCGGACAGCCGGTGGCAGCCATGGCGTCGGTGACGAAGGCAATGCGATGCGGCGCGAAGCCGAACCCGAGCTTCACCATCGGATCGCTCACATGGAAGCCGTCGTTGATCAACTCGATGGTGACCCGCGGATCCTCCACAGCCGCTGGAATGGGACCGGGCCTTCGGTGATGCAATCCATTCATGGCGTTGAACATATGCGTCATGATGCCTGCACCGGCGGCGAAGCCTTGACGCGCAGTCTCATAATCGGCGTCGCAATGGCCGATTGCCGGAACCACGCCGGCATCGGCGAATCGACGGATCGCGCTGATGCCGTGGGGCAGCTCCGGAGCGATGGTGATCTGCCTCAGGCAGCCATCCGCGGCCCGCAGTATGTCATCCACCAAGCCATCGACGGGATCGCACAGGCACTCCGGATTATGGGCACCCTTGCGCGACGCCGCAAGGAACGGTCCTTCGAGATGCACGCCGAGAATGTCGGAGCGCATGTCCGTCTGCCCGCGGATTGTGCGTAGATTGTCACAGATCGTATCAAACGGGTTGGTGATCAGGCTGAGCACCTGCCGCGTGGTGCCGTGCGACAGGTGGCCCGCACGCGCGAGTTCGATTCCTTCCGCACCATCGTCAAACGATGTACCCCATGCGCCATGGGCGTGGATATCCACGTACCCTGGAGTCATGATGGCGCCAGAGGCGTCCATGACCGCAGTGTCCGGAATGTTGAGATTACGGCAAGCGGTTTCACAATCATCGTCAGAGGTGCCCACTGCGACAAGCGATTCGCCATCCGACACGACCCAAGCATGATCCCGCACCCCTCGGGCGTCGACTTTCCGCGCATTGCGAATGGCGAACGGTTCACCGTCTCGAAGAAAGGAACGCGCAATCCGCCGTGCGAAGTCCTGTCTCTGCCTTGGCTGCTCCATGTCTGACGCTCCTTGCATTGAGGGAAGGGACCTCTCATCATGCGCAGGAAAGGGTCCCTGACGGGTGGCCGGTTCAGTCCTGATGTTCCGCCGGCTGGCTCATGGGTATAAGCGTACCGGCAGTGGTCCTTGCGGCGCAGTCGGCTTGCGGCGTCGATGGTAGCGTCGATGGTGACGTGACGCTACTCAAGTCCCTTGCGCTCCTTGACAAGGATTACGGAACAATACATGGCTACGCAGAAGTTTATTATGCAAGTCACCGCTGGTGCCAACTGTATGAATCGCTGGTTGTAAAAGTCAAAAACATCAGAGTCCAAGAGGTTTGCGCATATATCGAAAAACAGGTTTGAAGTGAGCGTCAGTGCGGCACTTGCAAAAAACAGTATCCAGATGATGGATAATCGTAATATGAAAATCTCCTTGCTCTTTGGACAAACATTTTTTGAAAACAACAAGAAAATCCAAGAAATTACGGTGAATACAACACCGACCAAATAAAGCAGGCCAGGAATTTCGTCATACATGGTGCTATCCTCACTCCAGTTGCGGGTTATCTCGCTTATTGATGTTCTAGAAGACTCAAGGTTGTATGGTGTTTTGAGATTGCCGTACTTGGCGTGGCAGTCAAATTGGCCTTCCACGTCGAAGGCACCGGATGTTCCCGTACACCTACACTCAGTATAGGGGCATCAACGTTATATGAGACTCTACTAAGCTGTGGGTGGTACGCGATTGGGCATCCTGACTTCACCCCACCCAAAACGCCACCGATATCGGCATCTCACAAGGCACTCCAGGCACCGGATGGCAATGCGACGCATGGCCTAGATCGGTTGGAATCGTTGGAAGAGCCGTTTTTTAGTATAAGAAAAGGGTTTTCAGATTGCTCTGAAAACCCTGCCGGCGGAAAATACGAGATTCCCTAACAACTATCCTCAAACCCAGTAATAGCAAGGCTTTCAGCAATTACTGGATTGATTGTAGCACTCTATTTGTCACTCTAAGCGCCTATCGGGGGCACCTGATTTACACTTTTACACATTTACTCTTTTTACTCTTTATGGCATTGAAAAGAGCAATAAAACGTTGGGATTCCAACGTTCTTGCTTACACTTTTACTCTTTTCAAGGTTGTCTATAACATGCATTTTTTGCTCAAAAGCCTCAAAATCTAATAATTTCAAAGGTTATGAGGTCCGTTACACATACTTTCCCCCGACTTTCGACGCCGGATCCAACCAAAATCAGATGCAAGCAGATATGAGCCGGGGACCGTTCCTAGGCAACCCAAAAGCAGACCGGAGCGAAGCGGAGGGCTTTTGGGGCGGCAGCATCTTACCCTTCATACGCCCATAGCGGTTGATCCATATGCGAACCATGAACTCACGAACCCCAAACGAGCGAGTCTGGTATCGCTCGTATTCCGTGGAGTCACGAGCAGAAGAATGCAATGAACATGGTCAGCGCAACGGCGGGAAGGACTTGCCAAGCGTTTCGCACGGCCCAGACGAAATGGCGAAATGCCTGGAACACAATGGCCACGCGCTTGGCAAGATTCGTGCCTCCATGACGAGGACCGCCAAGCAGTACGCATGGAGGGCACTTAAGCGCAAAATATCTGACGGGCCATAATGACCCATCAGATATTCCAATTCGACCCCAATCACATTAACTGCAAAAATAAACATTGCATATGAAAGCAGTACAACACTCAAAAGAGATTGATATCAACTGCGTGATTATCTCGCAGTTGATAATTTCGTAGAGGCGGCAACACGATCAGGCAGTCCGTATCCCGCCAAAAATGAGTTCTGAACCGGAGAACAGCCAATTTGAAAATCGTTCACCGCCCAAGAACAAGACTATCGACCTACAAACCCATAACATGTTTCTTGGCACCGTTCCGCCATGAGGCAATAGATTCAGCATCAGGTACACTCCGCCACCTCCAATCATCAACACAAAGGTTTTATTTAAGCCGGTGGCTCTATACGCAGGTCGACAACGTGAAGAACGTTGATTTTCT encodes:
- a CDS encoding substrate-binding domain-containing protein — its product is MRFTKKVVALLAGVAMCAGLAACGGARGGQSTGSSDDAIAKGDTIGISMPTKSEERWNKDGNNLKTKLEKAGYKVILSFADDKPAQQNADIENMVNNNAKLVVVASKDGTAVGPAVEKAHDAGAKVIAYDRLIMNTKAVDYYATFQLEQVGVLEATYLIEKLGLKDGAKGPFNIELFTGSPDDNNAKYFFKGAWELLQPYFASGALVSPSNHGQGVTKDFKVDDWQSISVQSWKTEQAQKDMESILDSTYAHGEKLDAVLSPYDGITQGVINAIESKRPDMEPGTDSWPYITGQDAMEIAVANISKGKQGETVFKDVNKLADAVYDMIIEIAEGKDVSGINGKFNNNTIDVPSKLLDPQSITKDNLSDLVKAEYITQERFDELTK
- a CDS encoding ROK family transcriptional regulator encodes the protein MARRTNGSQTSLRRANKANLLESIHKFGAMTQIELAEITGLSTGTVSTQVHQLVEEGKLETHNTIRNGRRATLVALSHDQGLGVGLSITRRDLFLVIIDYSKDIIAEHRLPLPPKHKADTTLERAIRLINETLENAGTDAGEIVGIGVALGAPVDFHAQTAAIPGILPGWDGIDIHTPLTTAFHVPVMVDNDANAAAICEARMGVALGKQNFVYIGTNDGVGSGIMVNGDIMHGVTGLAGEIGHIQVDPLGSICSCGNRGCLNTIVDEARLVSLLSVTHGNMTMEDLVQTANAGDPGCRRVIADAAVRIGTVASDLCISVDPEMVVVGGSLAMSGDTFIEPFSETLQRLLFPNALTPIQVLAAQYPDSGSALGAAIMVIELAEKKKLLQG
- a CDS encoding ATP-binding cassette domain-containing protein yields the protein MKDTTPLLEIRDVSMRFEFVEALKSVNLTIGHQEVVALVGDNGAGKSTLVKIIAGLYQPSTGSLRVRGQETRISDIRNANALGIASVFQDNEFCENLSVAANLFLGKELRTNYGIRDENSMHVRARAVLNTLSSSIQVSRPISSLSMGQRRTVAIAKTLLNNPDLILLDEPTDSLSIIQTAEVLEYIKRLRTEGRSVVMVCHDLPDVFAIADRIAVLRQGRIIAVHNASETSYEQILAEIAGIPNVDDHEDTDVERPLPHGDCNPRRGLIKRRTEQSGLPA
- the nagA gene encoding N-acetylglucosamine-6-phosphate deacetylase, with amino-acid sequence MQGASDMEQPRQRQDFARRIARSFLRDGEPFAIRNARKVDARGVRDHAWVVSDGESLVAVGTSDDDCETACRNLNIPDTAVMDASGAIMTPGYVDIHAHGAWGTSFDDGAEGIELARAGHLSHGTTRQVLSLITNPFDTICDNLRTIRGQTDMRSDILGVHLEGPFLAASRKGAHNPECLCDPVDGLVDDILRAADGCLRQITIAPELPHGISAIRRFADAGVVPAIGHCDADYETARQGFAAGAGIMTHMFNAMNGLHHRRPGPIPAAVEDPRVTIELINDGFHVSDPMVKLGFGFAPHRIAFVTDAMAATGCPDGRYLLGALDVDVVDGHARLMSNDAIAGSTLVLEQAVQRAVLRLGISAPDAVEAATLTPARAFGYDKPNRVTGRPLGLLAPGYAADVLLLDPEDWTIRHVWCDGHAVR